The following are encoded together in the Balaenoptera acutorostrata chromosome 9, mBalAcu1.1, whole genome shotgun sequence genome:
- the LOC130708884 gene encoding lysine-specific demethylase 4D-like — translation MKAMKSKSNWARNPSCRIMVFHPTKEEFNDFDKYIAYMESQGAHRAGVAKIIPPKDWKARQTYDDINDILIAAPLQQVTSGQAGVFTQYHKKKKAMTVGEYQHLANSAKYRTPAHFDFKELERKYWKTRLYDSPVYGADVSGSLFDQNTEQWNLGHLGTIQDLLEQECGVVIEGVNTPYLYFGMWKTAFAWHTEDMDLYSINYLHFGEPKTWYAVPPEHGRRLERLARELFPGSARGCEAFLRHKVALISPTVLKDNGIPFDRVTQEAGEFMVTFPYGYHSGFNHGFNCAEAINFASPRWIDYGKVASQCSCGEARVAFSMDAFVRILQPERYELWKRGQDRIVVDHTQPTAPDSQVLNAWREIRAPGGAALGQRHHLPRRALCPRRAVAAGGGTSHRVPVRAVCRRPSPARGSCSAAQFRDAATSTSGEPGPSQPPTPGPSAPDRHPAGRCGPRRRPWEQGTEEPAAPPRAKRRLSLHTDQDPEAQPLPVDAPSPDSAAPLSPGLQHPATASGCGCGPVP, via the coding sequence ATGAAAGCTATGAAGTCTAAGTCCAACTGGGCCCGGAACCCAAGTTGTAGAATAATGGTATTTCATCCAACCAAAGAAGAGTTTAATGATTTCGATAAATACATTGCTTATATGGAATCCCAAGGTGCACACCGAGCAGGCGTGGCGAAGATTATTCCACCCAAGGACTGGAAAGCCAGACAGACCTATGATGATATCAATGACATCTTAATAGCCGCTCCCCTCCAGCAGGTGACTTCTGGGCAGGCAGGTGTGTTTACTCAATAccacaaaaagaagaaagccatGACCGTGGGTGAGTACCAACACTTAGCAAATAGTGCAAAATACCGGACTCCAGCACACTTTGATTTTAAGGAGCTGGAGCGAAAATATTGGAAAACACGCCTCTATGATTCACCAGTATATGGTGCGGACGTGAGTGGCTCCTTATTCGATCAAAACACGGAGCAGTGGAACCTTGGACACCTGGGAACCATTCAGGACCTGCTGGAGCAGGAGTGCGGAGTGGTCATCGAAGGCGTCAACACCCCGTACCTGTACTTCGGCATGTGGAAGACCGCCTTCGCCTGGCACACGGAGGACATGGACCTTTACAGCATCAACTACCTGCACTTCGGGGAGCCCAAGACGTGGTACGCGGTGCCCCCGGAGCACGGCCGGCGCCTGGAACGCCTGGCCAGGGAGCTGTTCCCGGGCAGCGCGCGGGGCTGTGAGGCCTTCCTGCGGCACAAGGTGGCTCTCATCTCGCCCACGGTCCTCAAGGACAACGGCATCCCCTTCGATCGGGTCACTCAGGAGGCTGGAGAGTTCATGGTGACCTTTCCCTATGGCTACCACTCTGGCTTCAACCATGGCTTCAACTGCGCGGAAGCCATCAATTTCGCCTCCCCGCGCTGGATCGATTATGGCAAAGTGGCCTCGCAGTGCAGCTGCGGGGAGGCCCGGGTCGCCTTCTCCATGGACGCCTTCGTGCGCATCCTGCAACCGGAGCGCTACGAGCTGTGGAAACGCGGGCAGGACCGGATCGTGGTGGACCACACGCAGCCCACGGCGCCGGACAGCCAGGTCCTGAACGCCTGGAGGGAGATCCGGGCGCCCGGGGGAGCCGCTCTCGGCCAGAGGCACCACCTGCCCCGCCGCGCTCTGTGCCCCCGTAGGGCTGTAGCCGCGGGCGGTGGGACCAGCCACCGAGTCCCTGTGCGTGCTGTGTGCCGGCGCCCCTCGCCGGCCCGGGGTTCTTGCTCTGCCGCCCAGTTCAGGGATGCGGCCACCAGCACCTCCGGGGAGCCCGGCCCGTCCCAGCCGCCGACCCCAGGTCCATCCGCCCCGGATCGCCACCCAGCTGGAAGATGTGGCCCTCGTCGTCGTCCTTGGGAACAGGGCACTGAGGAGCCAGCTGCTCCCCCCAGGGCTAAGAGGAGGCTTTCGTTACACACAGATCAGGACCCAGAGGCTCAGCCCCTGCCTGTGGATGCACCCTCGCCGGACAGCGCCGCCCCCCTCAGCCCTGGGCTCCAGCATCCCGCCACGGCTTCTGGCTGTGGTTGTGGCCCCGTCCCCTAA